Within Methanosarcinales archaeon, the genomic segment AAGACCCGCTATCGAGGAAGCACTGGCTGGTTCCACTCCTATTCCTTCAAGTCTGGCCAGGTCCTTTTGTGCAGTTATAATTTCTTCATCAGACACTGACTCAGCTAAACCACCAGACCTGTACATTGCGTCAAGAGCCTTGACAGCATTCACAGGATCCCCTATCCTGATGGCGGTTGCAATAGTCTCGGGACTTGAAACAGGTATTATATCCTTCTGTCCTTCTTTGAATGCATTCACGATCGGACATGAACCTTCTGCCTGAATTCCTATCATCTGGGGTATCCTGTCGGTGAGGCCCAGTTCATTGAATTCCCTGAAACCTTTATAGATTGCCGAGATATTACCTGCATTACCTACCGGCAGCACCAGTTTATCAGGCACTTCCCATCCCAGCTGGTCGACTACTTCAAAAGCAATGGTCTTCTGTCCTTCCAGCCGGTATGGATTCACAGAATTTAGCAGATAGAATCCTTCATGATCGCACAGTTCCCTCACTAGTTTTAACGCATCATCAAAATTGCCTCTAATACTCAATACCTTAGCACCGTGCATTATAGCCTGGGCCACCTTACCCATTGCCACTTTACCAGCAGGCAGCATTACAACAACTGGCAAATTAGCCTTGGCACCATAGATGGCCAGTGAAGCTGAAGTATTACCTGTAGATGCACATGCTAATGTCTTCATCCCCAGCTCCATGGCTTTGGATACTCCTACGGTCATACCCCTGTCCTTAAAACTGCCTGTTGGATTCAAGCCTTCATGCTTTACATATAAGTTATCAATCCCGATCTTCTGGGCCAGGCGATCGCACCGGTACAAAGCCGTGCCGCCTTCATTAATGGAAACGGGGTCCCGTTCGACAGGAAGCAGTGCTTTATATTTCCATACCGACAGCGGGACACCTTCAAAATCTTTCCTGCTAATTGAGAGTTCAGACCAGTCATACACGATCTCTAATAAACTATTGCATTTTGGACAGGTATAGACGATCTCCTGGGGTTGGTATTCTGCTCCACATTGAATACATCTTTGTATATACATTTGAGTTCTCCGGTATGGGTATGACTAAGTAGTCAATATATTTGAAATATTTGGTTCCTCAATGGACTGGTAGAACTTAACTTTATTCTACCTGCTTCCTTCCGAGCCTGAAGGCTGATATATTTACTTCTACGGTCTTGGGAGGTACAATCTTGCTTATACTTTCCTCGAGACTCCTGAGATCCAGGGGCAGATAATTGGATAGAGCACCGATCATCACAACATTCGAGGTGAGGGGATGGCCTGCTTCAATAGCAAGGGATTCGGCATCAATGGCTACGAGCTGTTTGCACCTGCTCCTGAGTTGGGTAAATATGGTTTCCACTTCAGGATATTTTGAACTGCCAGATAATACAGAGATTGGCAGTACAGGATTCGTATTTATTACTACCACACCTTCAGGCGATAGAAATTCTATAGCTCTCAAAGCTTCCACTGGTTCCAGACCCAGTATCGCATCTGCTCTTCCTTCTGGTATCAGCGACCCATATTTGCAGTCCAGTCTTACATGGTTAATTACTGACCCACCCCGCTGTGCCATCCCGTGTGTCTCTGAGGACTGAACAGATAATCCCTGGTTCACGGCGGCTTTGCCAATAATATCCGAAGCCGTAATAGCCCCCTGTCCCCCCACACCTACTATAATCAGGTCAAATTCTTTCAATTTGAAACCTCCTTTATGGCCTCAAACGGACATACCTGGGCACAGACACCACACCCTACACAAAACGAATTGATGTGTGATTTCCCTTTTTCCCCCTTTTCTTCACTTTCTTTGAACTCGATAGCAGGACAGCCGATCTTAATGCAGGTCTTGCAGCCTGTACATTCATTTGTATCAACCACAAACTGTCCCAATCTTTGCCCTCTGCGGCGGGCTGTGATGATACATTCCTGTTTTGAAATGACCACTGAGACACCTTTATGCTCCTTAGCTTGTTTGAATATCTCAATAGTCTTTGTTATGTCAAATGGATCAGTCGTTGTAACAAATTCTACACCGCATGCCCTTGCTATTTCTTCCAGGGACACTTCATATGTATTATCACCCAGTACATTCAGCCCTGTGCTTGGATTTGGCTGGTGTCCGGTCATGGCTGTGATCCGGTTATCCAGGATAGTAACAGTAATATCTGCATCATTATATACTGCATTTAATAGCCCGGGGATACCTGTATGTAAAAAAGTAGAGTCTCCAATAGAGCAGCAGATAGGTTTTGTCTCTCCTGCATGGTAAATCCCTGTTGCCGTGGTGATACTGGCACCCATGCACAGACACGTGTCCATGGTTTCCAATTGAACGCCCAGTGTATAGCAACCGATATCGCCTGGAAATACAGCGTCCTTACCAAAGGCCTT encodes:
- a CDS encoding threonine synthase; this encodes MYIQRCIQCGAEYQPQEIVYTCPKCNSLLEIVYDWSELSISRKDFEGVPLSVWKYKALLPVERDPVSINEGGTALYRCDRLAQKIGIDNLYVKHEGLNPTGSFKDRGMTVGVSKAMELGMKTLACASTGNTSASLAIYGAKANLPVVVMLPAGKVAMGKVAQAIMHGAKVLSIRGNFDDALKLVRELCDHEGFYLLNSVNPYRLEGQKTIAFEVVDQLGWEVPDKLVLPVGNAGNISAIYKGFREFNELGLTDRIPQMIGIQAEGSCPIVNAFKEGQKDIIPVSSPETIATAIRIGDPVNAVKALDAMYRSGGLAESVSDEEIITAQKDLARLEGIGVEPASASSIAGLKKLVDMGIIKSDETVVCITTGHLLKDPEEVLQMCESPIEVDATLDAINKAVFS
- a CDS encoding indolepyruvate oxidoreductase subunit beta, with translation MKEFDLIIVGVGGQGAITASDIIGKAAVNQGLSVQSSETHGMAQRGGSVINHVRLDCKYGSLIPEGRADAILGLEPVEALRAIEFLSPEGVVVINTNPVLPISVLSGSSKYPEVETIFTQLRSRCKQLVAIDAESLAIEAGHPLTSNVVMIGALSNYLPLDLRSLEESISKIVPPKTVEVNISAFRLGRKQVE